aaagcgcATATAGATGGGCCTTGAAATCTAGTAAATATGTAGCAATTTCTTTGTTAATAAGAGAAACATGTATAGTTCTTGTAGAGAAGATGTTTTgaaaactgcaatttttttttcaggtggagAAAGAATCTGTACTGACAACTTACACTGTGAATGAACTCTCCATGATGAAATACTACTATGAATGTGTGTTGTTTGTGGTGAGAAAACCGGAATAAAAGTGGTCTAAATACATTAATCAGAAAAAAGAGAATGAAGTGGACTGGGGGATGTCTGGACACAACCTCAAATCAGTGGTGCCTTCTTAATACGATTTAGATAGTGTCTATTTTCTTAATGTCTCTGTTGCTATCCAGACATGTACTATGCCATACACATTTGTAATATAGTcatgaaaaaggaggaggaaatactGTCATACACTGTCTTTGTGTTtagaatgcattaaaaataaaagcaaaagtggTTTCTTGGGAATAAAGTTTAACATTTGCCATAACCAGGCTGATTCTCCACATATGCTGCCTCATTTTTAAtggatttataattattttctttatttactgGTGTTAGGAATGCATAGAGGTGCTTACTGTACTAGCTGTGTCACATTTAGAAAAGTATTTCTAAATATATACTTAAATTATGAAGTCTGAAATGTTTGGAAAGTGATAAAATTATTCTTGATATGTACAATAGCCATCAGAACTGTTGCAGCATTTTCTGTAGAACTGAAAAAAGTAGATGGTTATACAAATCCTAATCTTTGTACCACTGTTAacaatttaatcaaaataaagaaCCTGTACGCGATTTGAAACACTATGTTAAAGCAGAGCGCTGAGTAAAGAAGCAGTATGTTAACATTAGTTCAGGAATAACACCAATTTTGATTAATCTCTTAGTGCTGAAACTGAAATACAttagctgctttttaaaaatatattgattttGAGTCACCTACTTACTGCTTAAGCCAGAACACTGAAGCAGTAATTTTTCGCGAAGCGTAATTAACAGAAAGTCAAGTTATACCTTGAGCTCGTTCCTTTGTTTGAAGTTGGTAATATAGCTGAGTTACCATTTGTAGGTAGTacaacagaaaaatctgtttctcaatggggaaaaaaaaattacctgtaaATATTGTGTTCTGTAACCTAATCATCTCTACCAGCATGTGCAGGCCAGTTGGTAAGGCAGTTTCTTTGTAACTTCAGGCACTTTACCACTGTGACTTTGCTGACTTCTTGGTTCCTTatcctacttctttttttttcctcagcagatGTGGCTCAGAAGTgatgtaaatgaaaaaaacataacaACTGTGCTGAAAGGAGGTATCATGTGagccattttgttttcttaatatatTGATTACCATAAGTATCATTTTCAAAAATTTCTTCAAAATATAAAAATGTCATGATAAGGAATCAAGGGGGTTTTCATATTTGATCATAATAGCACTGCACAGTAGCTTCTTTGTTTCCTGCTAGTTCTAATCCCTTTTTCATGGTGATGTCCTAGTCACAACTCTTTGATAGATCTGTTACTGGCTTTCACATTTTTTCCTATTAAGGCCAGAAATTTGTGCCTTTGTTATGAAATTGAAAATCTGCAAAGAGGGAAAATACAAACTTTTTTTATAATTTCAGCACTGCGTAAGAAAACGCATGCCAGGGTATGTTCAGTACTGTACCCCTTTCCGCTCAGAATCATTGTTCAGAATAAAGGCTTCTTGACTACAGAAGTTTTTTATTAGAGCTTTGCTTAAAATAGTCGTACTGTGTCTTCTTCCTAGAAGTGCACCACTGAGATTTAGCTCCATAAACGAACTGTCAAAGTTCTACCCTGCTCCAAGAAAAATGTGTTTGCAACACTGCCATTGCAACAAGTGGATAAATTATAAAAACCCTTGCACACCTAAAAATAAAAGTtgctttaatttctttattttactatttatttttgAGGGACTTGGTGATTCTTTGCTTTCATTCTGATTTTTTGTTTCTCTAGATAGAACATGATTAGTACTTTACTTTATTTTCAAAGTCCTTGAAATAAAATGAGATTAAGTGACTGTGGATTATGCTTTTGCTGAGTAGCCTATAGATCTGTAATATTGCCCAGTTTCTGCTTCCTATGCAGTCTGTAGTTGGAATGTGATTTTCATGTTCTTCATAAATAGGCAACTGAACTCTTGCTTTGGGGTTGAATGTTAATATCCTCTGTTCTGCCAGTTTTGTTCTTGGCCACCTGGCATTGTCATAAGTGCcattttttgtgttatttttaggAAATGTTTTTTTTAGTTATGTCAGGTGTATAGTGATgtgctttcatttttcatctaGAAAACGCCAGTTTTCCCCccagtgttttccttttaaaatttaacAGTTGCATTAAGAGATGGAAGCAGAATAGTTTTGTGAATGAACTTCATGAGTAGTGTTGTACCTGCAGTACTATTTACAAATAATGAATTTGAAGAGTTTATATCTTTATGCATGGGGATAATTGTGTATTATTGACTGTGATCATATTCCTCTTGTGAATTGTatacatggggggaaaaaaaatgcttaaggTGTTTGTCAACTGAAGCCGAGACTATTTCATTGAGGTTGCTATTAAACCGCACATGGTATCAGGTGTGAAATAAAATGCTGCATAATCTTTGGTGTGATACTTCTTTACATGGAGCAAATTTGACAAATGTAAAGTgtcctgtatttttatttatatttagtaTGCTCTAAAATCAGTTATGAAGGAAAGAATGGGAATGTTGTGTCTGTGTGAGCTTCCCCCCGTTTTCAGTGTCTGTAACAGACTTGATTTTTCTTGGATATTAAAGTTTGCGGTATGACTTGTTCTCGCTCCTGTTTGGTTTATCCTCTGCCACGGGTGAGATGTAGTTTTGGGTGCCTCATCCGTGCCTGAGCGCGGCGGCGTTACGGACCGCGAGGGCGGGAAAGCGACCCCGCCCCCAGCGGCCCCGCCCCCTATGGGCCGTGGGGCCAGCACGGCGCGGGCGGCGCATGCGCCGTTTCTCGCGTGGCGGCGGTGCGTGCGCGGCGGGAGACGCGCGCTCCGTGGGGGCGCCGGTGTTCAGCCCCTCATGGCCAAGCGGCGCGGGGAGCCGTTAGTGTGTCACGTGCCCTCCAAACGCCTCCTGCGCGAGCCGCCGTCGCCCGCCCGCGCTGCCGCGCCCGAGCGGCGCCCCCGGGGCGAAGCGGCGGCCGCGAGCCCCGCCGCCCCGAAGCGGAAGCTGGAGGAGGTGGAGGCGCCGCCGGGCAAGCGGCCTGGGCTGCGGGGGAGCAGCCCCCGCGGGGAGCAGGAGGACGCGGGGgccaggcggcggcggcgcgtcGGGCCCGCGGTGCCCCAGGACGAGCAAACGGCGGAGGGACGCGCCGGTGACCGGGGCAAAGAACGGGCCCCTGTTGCTGAGGTAACGCGGCGGGGCTGGGACCGCGGGAGACTTCCGGGGCGGATACCGCGGTGGGCGGGCCCGGGCTGCTCGCCTCCGGGGAGGGAAAGTCGCCGGCGGTGCTGGTGGCAGTCGAAGCGCTACCGTGGGGCCGCCGGGGCGCGTGTGTCCCGGGGAGGCTTAGTGGGACGTGCGGACAGAgtccccggccccggccccggccccgagcCCGTGCTGTGCCTAGCGCTGTTAGTCGGTCGTGGGCTGCagtgctttttttctgttttccttatcCCGAGGCAATGAAGTAGcatttctagctttttttttttttttttttcccctatggaaAAACTGATGGGAAACAGCCTGTCTGGAGTTCGCTTTAGTTACTCGTATCTTCAGCCACATTCCCATCCTAAAGTATGGCGGAAGCCTGAGGAGTTTATTTTGATGGTGACTCTGTTGTTTGAGGTTGCATATCAGGCTTCCTACTATATCTGACaacttactttttaaaatttttgttcgGGGTGGGCGTTTAGTAGCGATATCAGAGCTATCTTTTAACCAAAACGTCTAGTGAGGGCAGTGGTCAAGTGAAGAGGATCAGTTATTTCATGATCAGGATATAATTGAAATACACAGTTAACTCCTGACGCTTCTAATTGTCTTTGTATAACGTACATTCTTCTCCATGGCCTTGACCACATTTTACACAACAGGCCAGAAGACAAGACATGGTACTAAGAAACTTttcttcttagaaaaaaaaaaaaaaaagaaggtgataGGTCAAATTTGGTGCCTGCCTAGAATTGTGATATATGTAAACTCACCATTCCTCCCACTGGAACCTTTTCAATAAGACCAAAGTATTTAACCCAGTGATACAGATGTTGCTGGAAGTATAATCAAATCAGATAGACTTTGAACTCTACTTTTAGACTGTGGTTTTGAAAAGTTGGGGTCTTCGATAGTATAACGCCTTTCTATGATCTGTAAAGAAAgttgtggcttttctttctcaGGCTGTGCCTttagatgttttcatgtttggttGTTggagggggttttgtttgttttctttgtttttgtgtttttgtggtggttttttttgtttggtggtgggtgGTAGAATTAAGGCACAAAGTAGTTGAGCAAAAAATTCTGTCCTATGGAAATTATACATCCTTTTTAAgctatgccttttaaacacaagCATATCTTTCATTTTTCAAGAGCAAACAAGCATCTTCTGAAGCAAAGCATATTAAACAAATGGAGAAAACTATACAGAACAGTTTTGCTCCATCACGGATACGATGCTGAATTCTTATACCTAGGGTTATTAGGCATAATTTTGTAAGCTTTAGCGGTGGTAGGAAGCCAATAAGCCCCTTGGATTTCACACAGTGAAGAGTATTTGTCTCTATACAATATTTTTGTAAGACTGTGTTTTTAACAGGTTGTTTCCATAAGTACAGtattctataaaatatttttgctttaaagtgaagcTTGGTTAACTGCAAGCAAGAGGTGTTTCTTCCGTCTTTTGTGTGTTCTACCTGTATGTTTTAAATCTTTCATGAAGATGTATCTGATGATAGTTTTTGTACCTTTTTGAAAATAGATCTGTAGGTTGGGATTATTCTTTGCTGTTTTGTGCCATGTGTAGTTCATTACAGTAATAATAAGCACGATCAGGCTAGTGTTCATTTCACACTGTTTTTGTTAAAGTTACAAGCAATTTCAATTACATTGTAATAGATAAGTTTTCATCTACTGCTTACCAGTTCTGAAACTTTTCCCACCCTGCCCCTAGAAGAgattttcatttttctcatgTATTCTTGAGTAGAAAATGTAGATACAGAAAAGAAATGGAATGTGGTAGAAATACTACTCAATAGTTGACTTTTCCTGCAAGTGTCATCCTCTGAGTTGATGTGAAATAGCCAAATGCATTTTTCTGAATACCAGGTTCTAAATGTGCATGAAATCTGCATACCAGTGAGAAGAAAAAGCAGTGAACAGTTTTTGTATGCGAAGTCCAATAATTGCACAAGTCTTATAATACTGTTTTGTGCAAAGGTTGCAAGTTGAAGAAATTGATGGAGTTATGGAAGTATTTCCCAGAGGTTGTACAGTAGTTATTTGCAGGAATATTTGAAAAGAcaaaacacagctggttagtgagcctactagggaaggagccccactggatgtGTAGTTtttaaatagagaaggacttgtgggcaacttgttggttggaggtcaccttgggcatagtgataaTGAAATGACTGAATTTTCTATCTTTGGGGAAGTTAGAAGGGtagtcagcagaactgctgccttgaacttctgaagggcagacttggatctgtttaggaggctggttggcggagtcccttgggagacagtcctgaagacaaacgagtccaggaaggctggttgcTCTTCAGAAGGTAATCTTGGAGgctcaggagcaggctgtccctgtgtgccagaggCAAGCTGGCgtggaagaaggccagcctggctgaatagagagatgtggctggaacttgggaataaaaagagcatttataacctttggaaggatgGTCAGGCTACTGAAGAGGAATACAAGTAtactgtgaggttatgcagggagaaaatcagaagggccaaaacccagctagagctgagcctgtttactgctgtaaaaggcaacaagaaatgtttccataaatacatgaacaacaaaaggagggctaaggagaatctccatcccctgatggatgtcagggggaaacatagtgacagaagatgagggaaaggctgaggtaccaaaTGCCTCctctgcctcagtctttaataccCAGAACAGCTGtacttcaggtacccagcccccagAGCCAGAAGACAGGAATGCGGAGCAGAATTAAGCCCCAGTACTCCAAGGGGAAGTGACCTGCTACACTACTTGAACActcacaagtctgtggggccagaCAGGATACACagaagggtgctgagggagctggtggaggtgatcacaaAGCCACTTTCTATTATTTATCAGcggtcctggctaaccggggaggccCCAGATGACAGGAAGTTGGCAAatatgacacccatctacaagaagggctggaaagaggatccggggaactacaggcctgtcagtctgaccttggtgtcaGGAAGgccatggagcagatcatcctgagtgacatcacatggcacatataaGAAAACCGTATGTGATCAGGTCcaatcaacatgggtttatgaaaaccaggtcctgcttgaccaacctgatcttctatgacaaggtgacccacctagtagatgacgAAAagtctgtggatgttgtgtagttagatttcagtaaagtctttgacaccgtatcccacaccattctcctggagaaactggtagGTCATGGCTTGCATGGGTGTACtgtgtgatgggtaaagaactagCTGTTTGGCCGGGCCCCAAgacttgtggtgaatggagccaaatccagttggtggatggtcacaagtggtgttccccagggctcagtagtggggccagttctgtttaatctctttatcaatgatctggatgagggcattgagtgcacccgtAGTAACTTTGAGGATGACACCAAgtagggtgggagtgttgatctactgcagggtaggaaggccatacagagggatctgggccagctggatcattgggctgaggccagttgtcggaggttcagcaaggccaggTGCTCAGTCCTGcgtttgggtcacaacaaccccaggcagcactacaggcttggcgaacagtggctggaaagctgcctggcagagagggatctgggggtgttgactgacagccatctgaacatgagccagcggtgtgcccaggtggccaaaaaggccaacagcatcctggcttgtatcaggaacagtgtggccagcaggactggaaaagtgattgtgccactgtactcagtgctggtgaggccccaccttgaatcctgtgttcagttttgggcctctcatggcaagaaagacattgaggtggtgaagagagtgcagagaagggcaatgaagctggtgagaggcctggagcacaagtcttgtgaggagcagctgagggaactgggactcttTAGCCTCTAGTAATGGAGGCTGAGGACATCAGGCTGTCgacatcactgtctacaactacctgaaaggaggttgtagcatggaggatgttggtctgtcctcccaagtagcaagtgaagaGACAGTACAAGGGGAAGTGGTCTCAAGttatgccagggaaggtttagattggcaTAATtcctcacagaaagggttgtcagtcattggaacaggctgcccaggaatgtggttgagtcaccatccctggaggtgtttgaaaggtgtttagataaggttctcagggacatggtttagtgctagagtcaggttatggttgcagttgatgatctagagggtctctttcaacctaaAAGATtgtgtgattctattctatgaaaaGTAAATTATCATTTGGTTGAGATTTTCTATATTTTCCTTAGAAATCCTCTGTATAAAATGGTAAGAACAGTTAATAACAGAACAGCTGAGTAACTCTTCCTTGTTTCAGTTTCTTTTACAAAAGTTTCTTTTTATTACTTTGTATTGGTGTGATACATGTTAatggttttttgcctttttgtctCTTTTCAAAGCAAGCAGAAGAATTCTGTCAGTATAACTCATTCCTGTACTGGAGAGCACCATTGCCTACTATTGATTTGTCTGATGTTCAGAACCTACATGGAGAGACTCCACCAGAAGCTAAAACTCCTTCAAGGACTGATACCATGGAGACTGAAATGGAGACCTGATCAATTGTTTCAGTTGTACATCTACTTGCAGGAAACTTGTTTCCATTGGGATTCAGGTTTTTGTACTTGGGAGAAAAATAAGCATGCTTCTGCCTTCTTGAAAAAACAGTGTTATGTCAGTCTGTGAAAGCAGCTCTGAATTGCCTGAGTGGAGGGGATAATCACTATTGGGTGCTTAATAGTAAGCTGTCTGGAGGTTCACAGTGTGGAGGATGCTATGATGTCTAGCAAGAATGCTTGAAAACATTGAGACAGACTAAAAGAATACTACAGAAAAGTAAAACTTTGGAATACACTTAGAAGAAACAGGTGGATATGTTACATGtcaaaaggaaatggaaaattgTTTTGCCTGTCCTGAACAAAAAGACGTAACTGTGGTACCCAAAAGTGAAATATTTATCATAAAAGCACACAAACTGTAGTGATttttagtgtggggtttttttctgtgtaatagcTCAACCAAAAAATAAGAGCCTACCAAACCAGACAAAACATTCCCTTTTCTATGCAAACCAAAACCAAGTGTGgcagggagggggaaggaaaaggggatcTTCTTTTCTGTAAGCTGACACTGCTCTGAAAGTTTTTCACATTCTCATTGTGAAGAAGTTATTTCACCACCTCCTTTTCACTTTACCCAAACCAGTGGGCTGTGAGTTTCTAGGTTTTTGGTCCATTCTCAAGTTAATGCTGTTCTTTGTGGTGTTAACTCTTAACGGTAGCATTGAAATGGCGGGTGTGCACAGATGTGTCAAGGGAACTTAATGCAATATAAAAGTACCACACACACTTTTCAAACTTAACTGCCTGAGGTGTAGCTTTTGTAGAGACCATGAATCTTGCAAAAAATTTTTACAGAAGTTCATTGAATTAGTGTTTTTTGCTGTGAATGACAAACTTCATGCTTGTCTTTGTAATTTATTTACAAGTTGAAGTACAATTAGAAATCCTTATCTTCAATAATAGACTGAAGCTGTATGAGCAGAATGTCAGACTTTGCAAATGTGATTTGTCTTTAAGGTTAGAAAACACTGTATTCTCGCTGGAATTATTGAAGAAGGCAGCttgtgttgttttgttattttgtttatttttttaataatatctcTGCTAATGAACAATAAAGTTTTGCCTGTGTGTATCTGAAAACTTTGTGACTATTACTGTGTGAAGTTCCTGACTTTATATCTTGGGATCGTTATTTCTATAACTTTGTCTTTTTATTAAGTCTTTTCTCAGTTTGTCAGCTTTCTTATAAAACATTAGTAAACTGTGATTTGGTaacttttttcagtatttctgctgtaAGCATCTGTGTGTGTTCTTTGCATATTGGTTTAGATTGTTAGGGTCTCTTAGTACCCTCAGAAGAAAGGAGGTGCCTTAGTGACAGGCATTTCGTGGCACTTGTTTGGATGTGCTTGTACCTGCTGTCAGATATCTGAATACATatttaaacaatttatttttctcacacatttttaattctaattttttAAGTCCAAACACATCAACTTGTCTTAGGAGGTactgtaaaaatgtttttaaaaacaagctcCTATTCTGGCAAGAATGCAActgctgttttgtgttttctaCAACCAAACCAAGTAAGTGAagaaattcatttatttatttgtttagattttcttttaccCTATATTTGTGGGTTTTACGGTGTGTCACACCATCTGGTATTCTCAGGATCCAGTATTTTGTGGTATCTTTGGAGATATACTTTACTCACTTAAAATCTTCTCTGAGCTTCATGCAGAGGAGGTATGTCCTAGCAACAGACTGCATTTTAACATTAAAATCTCTCTGTGCTATATTCACAAGACAGATTTTATTATTGTCTTTAAAGTATAAAATTGAGGTATTCTATCACAAAATAAATAAGCCCTTGAAAACAAATTAAGCTTGCACAGTGTTATAGGCCGTATGTTTATTTGCAATTTATGCAGTAGACTGGCACTTTCTTGTTTACTTTTTCCAGTCATGGGCTCTGGGTTATGGGCTGGAATGTTACAGCTACTTCCACAGCAGTTgctgagatgattttttttttccattaatctgCAAATAAAGGCAAATCTAAAAGctttgtaaaacattttgaaattagtCTGAGAGTTTGGGTTATACATAAGGCTGGGCAAGGTAAATTGGAGTCCTGATAGGTTCCATAACCTTTGCATTAGAGTTGTCAAAAGGTGTGGTCAAGACATGTCCTGGATCAGTGTCTGATGTCTCCAGATGTCTTATATCACTGGGGGCTACCAAAACACTGGTCTTGACTTTAACACGAGAGCTCTTGTTGAAGGGCTGTACATAAACTATAAGTAAGCTTAAGAGGTTTTGATTTGCATGTGCACTCATATCCAGTGAGAATAAAATGTTACTTTGAAATTCTGAGACAACTCAGAAGTAGCAAAGTACCAGCCAACTTATGACCTTCATTTGATAAGCTTACAGCAAAAAACCTGTGTAATTCCCTCTAGGTAACCTGGAGTTTCCTTTTCTCTAAACCGTACCTCTATAAAAAGAAGAACCAGTGTTACAAGAGTAAGAAAATGTCTAGCATACCAACAGAGATCATCGGGTATTACCCAGGCTGTTGCATCTGGAAGCAGCACAGTAAGGGTATGGGCATACTAATGAGAACTGAAATGCTGGAGTTAAATATGTTTCAGAGCAGATTTGAACAGCAAAGTAGTATTACTTGCGTGTCTGGCTTTGTAAATTTTCTGTCTCATTCTAAACTTGAGACCTGTTTTGTATGGTCTGATTTGTGTTAATTGAAGGCCTGGACTGTATTTGTGGTTACCAAGTTACCAAGATAGATAAGCCTCCAGGAGAAGCTTAAAGCTCGGTCCAAATCAGGGAAGTGAAGAACTACTATGAAAAACAGGCTGCATGGCTGACCATGTCTTGGTAGACTGTGCCAGAAGTAGACAAAAAGTGGGTAATGTAAGACAGGTGATGATGAAGTAATGTAGCAAATAAGTGCAGGCATAGTTGGCCAGGAGAACGATGACACATAGC
The Patagioenas fasciata isolate bPatFas1 chromosome Z, bPatFas1.hap1, whole genome shotgun sequence DNA segment above includes these coding regions:
- the CZH9orf40 gene encoding uncharacterized protein C9orf40 homolog, coding for MAKRRGEPLVCHVPSKRLLREPPSPARAAAPERRPRGEAAAASPAAPKRKLEEVEAPPGKRPGLRGSSPRGEQEDAGARRRRRVGPAVPQDEQTAEGRAGDRGKERAPVAEQAEEFCQYNSFLYWRAPLPTIDLSDVQNLHGETPPEAKTPSRTDTMETEMET